Genomic DNA from Rana temporaria chromosome 1, aRanTem1.1, whole genome shotgun sequence:
ATGGAAGGGAATGTGGAGGTGTAGTGGAGCGGGAGCATGGCAAAGAAAggagacatgtggcccctcctatgTCAGATAGTGCGGACTCAGATGTGCAGCAGAACAAGCGAACCAAGAGACAGAAATCAAGGGGACCCATATATACCAAAGAGGAGAATGCTGCATTGGTTGCTGCAGTATCAAAAGAAAAAGTGACACTCTTCTGCCAATCCGTGCCAGCATCTGAGAAGTCAGCAGCCTGGGAACGAGTCCGGGACTCCGTGAATGCGGTCTCCAAGTTTCACAGGCCCACCAATGGCGTCAGACACAggtaattaatattaaaatattctttcactcttgtgtaaaaaatacacagttttGTAGTCAATAACAAAAAAGTAACAGTTCAACGTAACCAAAAAATTTATTTGTCACAGCCACATGCTGAACAGTATACATATAACCATCACAATGTGAAAAGAAATGTGGTTTTCAAAAAACATTAATctaagtatttgtttttttattaatgtaattGTAATGTTTATGTACATTTGCAGGTTCTATGATTGTCGGGCAACGGTTACAAAGAAGATGCAGAGGCTTCGACTAGGACAAAACCGAGGAAAGCCTATCAAGTTGCGAGAGTGGGAGGCGGAGCTAAGAGATGTCCTTCTGGCAGAGGATGTCCCTGGATTCAGCAGCAGGGGTCAAAATCATAGAGCTGGTGGTGAGGAAAATTAAATATatcattataatttatatatattgcagTTATAATATATTTGTAAAGCTATCTTATTGTTTATGATGACTACACATgtatgacttttatttttatttttttacattcatgtttTCCAGATCAAGAAACATCATCCTTGGAAGGATCAGCTCCAACTCCAAGTACATCCTATCAACAACATTCTGGTGGTGAGTACCCAACACAAAGGATATCTAATGAACTGCTATTTACTACTTGGAccaagtcactgtgccatgcagaCCGTCACAGTTGAGACAATTAGGTGCCGTTTCTGTCTCCCTGGCTACTCAGCTTTCACTATCACAGTCGAGAGCAGAAGGCTCGTTATGCACAGTGAGCCGAAAAAATAGCAATGCAAAAT
This window encodes:
- the LOC120928875 gene encoding uncharacterized protein LOC120928875, which encodes MSDSADSDVQQNKRTKRQKSRGPIYTKEENAALVAAVSKEKVTLFCQSVPASEKSAAWERVRDSVNAVSKFHRPTNGVRHRFYDCRATVTKKMQRLRLGQNRGKPIKLREWEAELRDVLLAEDVPGFSSRGQNHRAGDQETSSLEGSAPTPSTSYQQHSGESCIQDPPASASGRTIAPPQDQQYHPERRVQCSPHSPVLLLERLEIQPEITPIIPQTPDFSPGPEEEHRGQGSFIQPPHALMPPTAVPPFPTVQEIILRELIELRCDNRKLQRKVKRLTRLTHQLSRQQTESFEIILARASQQHN